From the Chryseobacterium sp. G0201 genome, the window AAGCAGAGCATCCAAAGCTTCACTGTTGGCATTTTTAGAAAAATACTGTGCCGGCTTGTCTATTTTGGAAGTAAAGTCTCCTGTAAGCCAAAGGCTACTCAAAATATTTTCTTCTTCTGTGTTGTTGCTTCCGTCATCATCGCTTACCACAACAGTATAATTTTTAAAATATGATTCTGGAGAAAGATCAATACTATTGAATGATCTTGGTGTTTGTTTTAAATTTTTACCGATAATTTCAGCTTTTTCAACCTTTAAATTATTGGGTTTAATAAAGCAAAGTCTTTTTGCAACCAGATTATCCTGTTCATCAAAAATGGCTAATTGTAAAATAACGTTGGCACCATTGCTTATTTTCGTTGGAATAAGACTTGAAGCTTCATTGGTTAACTGATTGATATTTGCCTTATAAGCAAGATGGTTATTGATGGTTCCTACAATTTTATAATTTTGGAGCTGTTTTGTTAAATTAACTCCTTTTAAACTGTATTTAATCCCTTCATTAGAGCTGGAAACTTCTAAATTAAGGCCGCTGCCTGCAACTTCCGGTAAATCTATAGTCTGTTTTTTTCCTGTATTATCCTGAATTATGGCTTGGTATTTTTTGCCTAAAGTTGGAGTTATTTTAAAAGAAGCAACATTTGTATCAAACGATGTAAAAGTCGTGATAGACACATTTGGATTTTGAGTATCTATTATTTTTCCGGTCCAGCTTTCTGGTAAAGAATTTTCGCTAGATAATCTTACGGCAAATTTCGTAGGCATACCGTTGATGAAATTTCCACCTTCCGGAAAGGCTTTAGCAGACCAATCAGAATTTTTAGAAATCTCTAACGATTCAGTCGATTTGGGATTATAAATCGGAATGGTTTTAACAATCTGAAAATCTTCACTAAAATTAGTCATGTAAGGAGTGTAAGCTCTCACGAAATAAACCTGCTCCGGAAGATCTTCTTTAAGTTTAAAATCTCCGCTGCCTTCACCATTGGTAAGAAGTATGGTTTTCCAGTCGATTAATTTTTTATCAGAATCATACAATTCAACAAATAGAGTGGTAGACAATAAAGAACGATTATATCCATCGAATACAAAGCTTTTAAACCAAATCTGGTCACCCGCTGCATATTGGGACTTGTCGGTAAGTAAGTATACCTTTTCCTGTTCGTAATTATTCTCAAGATTGGTAATTGCTTTTTCTAGTTTAGTTTGTGAAAATACAGGTTGCACACTTGAAATAAGCAATAAAAAGAATATATTTTTCATAGAGATCTTAGCGCATTCTTTAATGCTATGCTAAATTACTTACCAAAATTGATATTTACCTTCTAATTTTAAAATTTAAGGAGATTTTAACTATTGAGGTCTGTAAAAAAGAAATTTATTACTGTATTTTAGCTTTAATGTTAATCTGGAAGCATACAAAACTCCTTTTTCGAAAATGAAAATTTTCTTGAACATAAAAAATCCACAACTGAAAAGCTGTGGATTTTTTTGTGATAATATATTAAACTAAGATTCGGTCTTTAGTAGTCCATAGTTCACCGGAGCAGGTTCTTTTCCGAATAAACACGAAAAAATGTTTTGGAACTCATGGATATATTTACATTTAATTGAATTTCCGTAGATTTTTAAACCTTCTACGATCTTTCTGGAATTCAGGTCGATATCATATTTAATGAACGTTTCCGGTCTTTCATATCTGATACGCTGTTCAGAGCTGTATGTTCTTGAAAAACCGAATTTCTCCAACCATTCTTCAGTGATCTGAATAGGTGTAATAGAGTCTGCCGGAACAGAAAAACTGTGAATGTCATTCTCTATTTTTACAAAATAATCTTTTTCATTATCCTGGAATATTTCAGTAATCGTAAATATCTGATTTCTGTATTCCACTAAATTTTTAATTTTAAGATCTACAACGTTCATAATATTTTGTGTTAGGGTTAAAAGTATATTGAAAGTGATTCTTGGTACAGTTATGTTTACAAATATTATGCCTTACACTATAAATATATTTAATCTTTTTAATAATTAAACGTTAATATTTTTCGTAAATAATTAATTATATGTTGATTACAATAACATAAAGTCATTTTTAAACCAAAAAGTATGGTACTTATGTGGTATGTTGTGTGTTTTTATTGTCGGGAAAATCTATCAATAGTAAGTGAAAAAGCAATGATAATAGAGAAAATAAGGAAGGAAATGAAAAATTTCCAAGAAGTTGCGTGAAGAATGTACCCTGTACCGCTTCCCAAAATACTTGAACCAAAATAATAGAAAAGCCAGTAAATAGAAGTTGCAGAAGACTTTCCTTCTTTAGCACGTAAAGCCGTCATCTGGCTCGCCATCGTATGTGCTGCGAAAAAAGAAAGCGTAAATAATCCAAGCCCGAAGATTACAATATAAATATTCTCGGAAAGTAAAAATAAAATTCCGGCGATCATCAATAGGATAGAACCTTTTAGAATATTTTTTCGATCTGTTTTCTTTGATAATCTGCTCGTGATCATCGTTCCGAAAACCCCGAAAGTATACATCAAAAATATAAAAGCAATCAAAAAATGATTCAGTGAAAACGGTGCAGATTCCAGACGGAAAGTAAGATAATTATAAACGCTCACAAAACTTCCCATCAGCAATGCCGCAATAAAATACAGACGAAGCATATAAGAATCGGTAAGAAATCTCCTCATTTGCTTTATTTTCAGAGAATAATCTGTTTTTTGAGGATTAAAAAACTTTGAATCCGGGAAAAATTTCCAAAAAAGTAATCCTAATAGTAAGCTTTCAATTCCGATGATCAAAACGGCGTTTCTCCATCCCAATTCTCCGGCGATGATTGTCGCCAAGAT encodes:
- a CDS encoding MFS transporter yields the protein MSTPEKADKKSKRFQYIKLCIFLSGLSVFAQLYLFQPLLPMVAEHFHTTVGDSSLLVSSATIGMALGLFFFAFKADSYSRKKLMIFSLLSSAVLTIISSWVQSLPLLITIGVIKGFVISGVSSVALAYLTEEVELSVVALAISMYLSGNTIGGMSGRILATIIAGELGWRNAVLIIGIESLLLGLLFWKFFPDSKFFNPQKTDYSLKIKQMRRFLTDSYMLRLYFIAALLMGSFVSVYNYLTFRLESAPFSLNHFLIAFIFLMYTFGVFGTMITSRLSKKTDRKNILKGSILLMIAGILFLLSENIYIVIFGLGLFTLSFFAAHTMASQMTALRAKEGKSSATSIYWLFYYFGSSILGSGTGYILHATSWKFFISFLIFSIIIAFSLTIDRFSRQ